Proteins from a genomic interval of Amycolatopsis sp. cg13:
- a CDS encoding asparagine synthase-related protein, with amino-acid sequence MNAEPSSLVVLPDSPGGAALLPRVPYQRPSVLFHSSGRPWLAGRWAPGEIRVAIAGRARVAVFGFCPMPVERLTAYTARLRTVADADTLARVLPGSAHLIASVNGQVRLQGTLTNLRRAFHTRIDATPVASTRADLLAEMTGADLDEDLLAAHLTEMQLLPPLIEKSWWRTVHSVPPDSSIVLADDGTARTVRWWRPPDPVLPIQKGAPAVRAALRESVAERRPATGRLSLDLSGGMDSTTLCFLAVEQNPDLFTFRWTGGSVANDDPIFAAEAARLLPGVEHLEMSEGSAPALFAPPYATSDLEAPWTMTRGLNGSAHCVRMLAEHGSGLHLAGHGGDEVFTASASYLHTLIRRRPLTGLRQLRVYRSLGRWSWRRTLADLASRQSWGDWWRESADHLTDPLPRPGTPELGWADAVRASPWATADALATTRRVLYAIADEAEPLADDRGQHEALTSLRAAGPLCQQIQREYLDCGVPLDLPYLDDRVVEAALAVRTSDRFTPWRYKPLLATAMRGLVPDVILDRTTKGNYQDDDDAEAHRHVPDLLDYFADSALAARGLLDLDVLRSCLLEPRMDDEWEAHLETALGCEMWLRAIADARPATARRTHAPAP; translated from the coding sequence ATGAACGCAGAGCCGAGCAGCCTTGTCGTCCTCCCCGACTCGCCGGGCGGCGCCGCGCTGCTGCCGCGAGTTCCTTACCAGCGGCCGAGTGTCCTGTTCCATTCCTCCGGGCGGCCTTGGCTGGCCGGCCGCTGGGCCCCGGGAGAAATCCGGGTGGCCATCGCGGGCCGGGCGCGCGTCGCCGTGTTCGGGTTCTGCCCGATGCCGGTCGAGCGGCTGACCGCCTACACCGCCCGCCTGCGGACCGTGGCCGACGCGGACACGCTCGCCCGCGTCCTGCCTGGCAGCGCGCATCTCATCGCGTCGGTGAACGGGCAGGTCCGGCTGCAGGGCACGCTCACGAACCTGCGCCGCGCCTTCCACACCCGGATCGACGCCACCCCGGTCGCGAGCACCCGCGCCGACCTGCTGGCCGAGATGACCGGAGCGGACCTGGACGAGGATCTCCTCGCCGCGCACCTGACGGAAATGCAGCTGCTTCCCCCGCTGATCGAGAAAAGCTGGTGGCGCACAGTGCATTCGGTGCCGCCGGATTCCTCGATCGTGCTGGCCGACGACGGAACCGCCCGCACGGTGCGCTGGTGGCGCCCGCCGGACCCGGTCCTGCCGATCCAGAAGGGCGCTCCCGCCGTCCGCGCCGCGTTGCGCGAATCGGTCGCGGAGCGGCGGCCCGCCACGGGCCGGTTGTCGCTGGACCTCTCCGGCGGAATGGACTCGACGACGCTGTGTTTCCTCGCCGTCGAGCAGAATCCCGACCTGTTCACCTTCCGGTGGACCGGAGGCAGCGTCGCCAACGACGATCCGATCTTCGCCGCCGAGGCGGCCCGGCTGCTCCCCGGTGTAGAGCACCTGGAAATGTCCGAAGGCAGCGCGCCCGCGTTGTTCGCACCGCCCTATGCGACGTCCGATCTCGAAGCGCCGTGGACGATGACCCGGGGGCTGAACGGCTCCGCCCACTGCGTCCGCATGCTCGCCGAGCACGGTTCCGGCCTGCACCTGGCCGGGCACGGCGGGGACGAGGTCTTCACCGCCTCGGCCAGCTATCTGCACACCCTGATCCGCCGTCGCCCGCTCACCGGCCTGCGCCAGCTCCGGGTCTACCGCAGTCTCGGCCGATGGTCGTGGCGGCGCACCCTCGCCGATCTCGCCAGCAGGCAGAGCTGGGGCGACTGGTGGCGGGAGTCGGCTGACCACCTCACCGACCCGCTGCCCCGCCCGGGGACCCCGGAACTGGGCTGGGCCGACGCGGTCCGGGCCTCGCCGTGGGCCACCGCGGACGCGCTCGCGACGACCCGCCGGGTCCTGTACGCGATCGCCGACGAGGCCGAGCCCCTCGCCGACGACCGCGGTCAGCACGAAGCGCTCACCAGCCTGCGCGCCGCAGGCCCGCTGTGCCAGCAAATCCAGCGCGAGTACCTCGATTGCGGCGTGCCGCTCGACCTCCCGTACCTGGACGACCGGGTCGTCGAAGCCGCGCTCGCGGTCCGGACTTCCGACCGCTTCACGCCATGGCGGTACAAACCGCTGCTCGCCACCGCGATGCGCGGGCTCGTCCCGGACGTCATCCTCGACCGCACCACCAAGGGCAACTACCAGGACGACGACGATGCCGAGGCGCACCGGCACGTACCCGACCTGCTCGACTACTTCGCCGACTCCGCCTTGGCCGCGCGCGGCCTGCTCGACCTCGACGTGCTCCGGTCGTGCCTGCTCGAACCCCGGATGGACGACGAATGGGAAGCGCACCTGGAAACCGCGCTCGGCTGCGAGATGTGGCTGCGCGCGATCGCCGACGCCCGGCCAGCGACCGCCCGGAGGACCCATGCACCTGCACCCTGA
- a CDS encoding GMC oxidoreductase produces the protein MTPPREETDVLVIGSGFGGSVSALRLSEKGYRVTVLEAGPRRTEETLPKTSWDVRNFLWAPRLGCYGIQRIHLLRDVVILGGAGVGGGSLNYANTLYEPPAPFFADPQWAHVTDWQAELKPHYDQARRMLGVTQNPTVTTADEVLREVADDLGVGSSFQLTPVGVFFGDKDTPAGTVVPDPFFGGAGPARRTCTECGSCMTGCRVGAKNTLDRNYLYLAEQRGANVIPMTTVLDVRPADGGYTVTAVRTGKSPRRGKNVRTFFARDVIFSAGTYNTQKLLHRARETGALPRISASLGRLTRTNSESILGAKSKRKDVDFTHGVAITSSIHPDAHTHIEPCRYGKGSNAMSLLQTALTDGGKSAPRWLTWLGAFARNPRNFTWFSPRRWSERTIILLVMQTLDNSITVSGKRTRTGRHKLTSAPGHGEPNPTWIPAGNDAARRVADKIDGIAGGTTGEILNIPMTAHFIGGCAISDDPTGGVLDPYQRVHGHPGLHVVDGSAISANLGVNPSLTITAQAERAMSFWPNRGEEDRRPPLGARYERIDPVPPRHPAVPADAPGALAIP, from the coding sequence ATGACTCCACCCCGCGAAGAGACCGACGTCCTCGTGATCGGCTCCGGTTTCGGCGGTTCCGTGAGCGCACTGCGACTGTCCGAAAAGGGCTACCGCGTCACCGTGCTGGAAGCCGGGCCGCGCCGTACCGAAGAGACGCTGCCCAAAACCTCTTGGGACGTCCGGAATTTCCTCTGGGCACCGCGTCTCGGCTGCTACGGCATCCAGCGCATCCACCTGCTCCGCGACGTCGTCATCCTCGGCGGCGCGGGCGTCGGCGGCGGTTCCCTCAATTACGCCAACACTCTCTACGAACCGCCCGCGCCGTTTTTCGCGGACCCGCAGTGGGCGCACGTCACCGACTGGCAAGCGGAGTTGAAACCGCACTACGACCAGGCCCGCCGGATGCTCGGCGTCACCCAGAACCCCACCGTCACCACCGCGGACGAGGTGCTCCGGGAAGTCGCCGACGACCTGGGCGTCGGCTCGTCCTTCCAACTCACCCCAGTCGGCGTTTTCTTCGGCGACAAGGACACTCCCGCCGGAACTGTCGTGCCAGACCCGTTCTTCGGCGGCGCCGGACCAGCCCGCCGAACCTGCACCGAATGCGGTTCCTGTATGACCGGTTGCCGCGTCGGAGCCAAAAACACCTTGGACCGCAACTATCTCTACCTGGCCGAACAACGCGGCGCGAACGTCATCCCGATGACCACAGTGCTCGACGTCCGCCCAGCAGACGGCGGCTACACCGTCACCGCGGTCCGCACCGGAAAGTCGCCTCGCCGCGGCAAAAACGTGCGCACCTTCTTCGCCCGCGACGTCATCTTCAGCGCGGGCACCTACAACACGCAAAAACTGCTCCACCGAGCCCGCGAAACCGGTGCACTGCCCCGAATTTCCGCCAGCCTCGGCCGATTGACCCGGACCAACTCGGAATCCATCCTCGGCGCGAAATCGAAACGCAAGGACGTCGACTTCACCCACGGCGTCGCGATCACCTCGTCGATCCACCCCGACGCGCACACGCACATCGAACCGTGCCGCTACGGCAAGGGCAGCAATGCGATGTCGCTGCTGCAAACCGCGCTCACCGACGGCGGGAAGTCCGCCCCGCGCTGGCTGACCTGGCTCGGCGCGTTCGCCCGGAATCCGCGCAACTTCACCTGGTTCTCGCCGCGCCGATGGTCCGAACGCACCATCATCCTGCTGGTGATGCAAACGCTGGACAATTCCATCACCGTCTCCGGCAAACGAACCCGCACCGGACGGCACAAACTGACGTCCGCGCCCGGCCACGGCGAACCGAATCCCACGTGGATCCCCGCCGGAAACGACGCCGCCCGCCGCGTCGCGGACAAAATCGACGGCATCGCGGGCGGCACCACCGGCGAGATCCTGAACATCCCGATGACCGCGCATTTCATCGGCGGCTGCGCGATTTCCGACGATCCGACGGGCGGCGTCCTCGACCCGTACCAGCGCGTCCACGGCCACCCCGGGCTGCACGTCGTCGACGGTTCGGCGATCTCGGCGAACCTGGGCGTCAACCCGTCCCTGACGATCACCGCCCAAGCCGAACGCGCGATGTCCTTCTGGCCCAACCGCGGCGAGGAAGACCGGCGCCCTCCGCTCGGCGCGCGCTACGAACGCATCGATCCCGTGCCCCCGCGGCATCCCGCGGTCCCGGCCGACGCTCCCGGCGCGCTCGCCATTCCCTGA
- a CDS encoding PucR family transcriptional regulator: protein MTSTAAATLAKVADSVLAELALLCARIVEEVTTELPTLAPDAQAAELLESTVRENVVAALGVLGGAAEPVDVGAPPVALEFARRLAQRRVPITAMLRAYRLGQAAFQQEMIARIAAEPVEAADVAVAATELSQVAFTYIDKISEEVVEAYQAERDTWLRHRNAARLAKVQAALSGKPVDTADVEKTLGYALSDRHVGAVLWCGPELDESARLTTLERHAALLATALGTTPLVVAPDASTVWAWFPVSTLDLDSVSAALASSPDPVRVALGDPASGLAGFRTTHQQARQAEAVAQMTERSQPRPVTAAAQLGPLALVAADPSAVAGWVQSVLGALADDDEGHHRMRETVWAYLSSGSSLMVAAQELHLHKNTIQYRLRKAEQERGRPLSEGRIDVEVALLACRLLGPAVLRPVD, encoded by the coding sequence GTGACGTCGACGGCTGCCGCCACGCTGGCCAAGGTCGCGGACTCGGTCCTGGCCGAGCTCGCGCTGCTCTGCGCGCGCATCGTGGAGGAGGTCACCACCGAACTGCCTACGCTCGCGCCCGACGCGCAGGCCGCTGAATTGCTGGAAAGCACGGTGCGGGAGAACGTGGTCGCCGCGCTGGGCGTGCTGGGCGGCGCGGCGGAGCCGGTGGACGTCGGGGCGCCGCCGGTCGCGCTGGAGTTCGCGCGGCGGCTGGCCCAGCGCCGGGTGCCGATCACCGCGATGCTGCGTGCGTACCGCCTCGGCCAGGCGGCCTTCCAGCAGGAGATGATCGCCCGGATAGCCGCCGAGCCGGTGGAGGCCGCGGACGTCGCGGTCGCCGCCACCGAGCTGTCCCAGGTCGCCTTCACCTACATCGACAAGATCTCCGAGGAGGTCGTCGAGGCTTACCAGGCGGAACGCGACACCTGGCTGCGCCACCGCAACGCGGCCCGGCTCGCGAAAGTGCAAGCCGCGTTGTCCGGCAAGCCCGTCGACACCGCCGACGTCGAGAAAACCCTCGGCTACGCGCTGTCGGACCGGCACGTCGGCGCGGTGCTGTGGTGCGGTCCTGAGCTGGACGAAAGCGCGCGGCTGACCACCCTCGAACGCCACGCGGCCCTGCTCGCGACCGCCCTCGGCACCACTCCGCTGGTCGTGGCCCCGGACGCCTCGACCGTCTGGGCCTGGTTCCCTGTCTCGACGCTCGACCTCGACTCGGTGTCCGCCGCGCTCGCCAGCTCACCCGATCCGGTCCGCGTCGCACTGGGCGACCCGGCGAGCGGACTGGCCGGCTTCCGCACCACCCACCAGCAAGCCCGGCAAGCCGAAGCCGTCGCGCAGATGACCGAGCGCTCCCAACCGCGACCGGTCACCGCGGCGGCGCAGCTCGGGCCGTTGGCGCTGGTCGCGGCCGATCCGTCGGCGGTCGCGGGCTGGGTCCAGTCGGTGCTCGGCGCGCTGGCCGACGACGACGAGGGACACCACCGGATGCGCGAGACGGTCTGGGCGTATCTGTCCAGCGGGAGCAGCCTGATGGTCGCCGCGCAGGAGCTGCACCTGCACAAGAACACCATCCAGTACCGGCTCCGCAAGGCCGAGCAGGAGCGCGGCCGTCCGCTGTCCGAGGGGCGGATCGACGTCGAGGTGGCGCTGCTGGCATGCCGCCTGCTGGGTCCCGCCGTCCTCCGGCCGGTCGACTGA
- a CDS encoding fatty acid desaturase: MKKYRLAGAHGETAWHDRKRHLWLLGLVVPLLPFAAIGLHAATGSDAVLWLGPLVVLVLVPLIDLVAGYDHTNPPDEVMEALEEDRYYRWITYLFLPLQYAGFIAGAWMLARGDLSVGGKIGLAITLGTVAGIAINTAHELGHKREDTERWAAKIALAQCFYGHFYIEHNRGHHVRVATPEDPASSRMGESFYRFWPRTVIGSLRSAWGVERKRYARKQSHPFHLGNDVLNAWLMSVVLWGGLIAWLGVGILPYLVVQAVFGFSLLEIVNYMEHYGMLRKQVTHGAKTRYERVTPAHSWNSNNVATNVLLYHLQRHSDHHANPTRRFQTLRDFKESPVLPTGYTGMMVVALVPAWFRKVMDPRVYRHFDGDIRQANVQPGKLPSLLKKYPVLAAAVEQPAADTRPKLADDVDAARCPGCGYVYRVAEGNELEGFAAGTPWSEIPDDWTCPDCGVRDKVDFVPVVREAA, encoded by the coding sequence ATGAAGAAGTACCGCCTCGCCGGAGCTCACGGCGAGACCGCCTGGCACGACCGGAAGCGGCACCTGTGGCTGCTTGGGCTGGTGGTGCCGCTGCTGCCGTTCGCCGCGATCGGGCTGCACGCCGCGACCGGATCCGACGCCGTGCTGTGGCTGGGACCGCTCGTCGTGCTCGTCCTCGTGCCGCTGATCGACCTCGTCGCCGGCTACGACCACACCAATCCGCCGGACGAGGTGATGGAGGCGCTGGAGGAGGACCGCTACTACCGCTGGATCACCTACCTGTTCCTGCCGTTGCAATACGCCGGTTTCATCGCGGGCGCGTGGATGCTGGCGCGCGGTGATTTGTCCGTCGGCGGCAAGATCGGCCTCGCGATCACGTTGGGCACGGTCGCCGGTATCGCGATCAACACCGCGCACGAACTCGGCCACAAACGGGAAGACACCGAACGCTGGGCGGCGAAAATCGCGCTGGCGCAGTGTTTCTACGGGCATTTCTACATCGAGCACAACCGCGGGCACCACGTCCGCGTCGCCACTCCGGAGGACCCGGCGTCGAGCCGGATGGGTGAGAGCTTTTACCGGTTCTGGCCGCGTACGGTCATCGGCTCGCTGCGCAGTGCCTGGGGTGTCGAGCGGAAACGGTACGCCCGCAAGCAAAGCCATCCGTTCCACCTCGGCAATGACGTGCTCAACGCGTGGCTGATGAGCGTCGTGCTGTGGGGCGGGCTGATCGCCTGGCTGGGCGTCGGGATCCTGCCGTATCTGGTGGTGCAGGCGGTGTTCGGGTTCTCGCTGCTGGAAATCGTGAATTACATGGAGCACTACGGGATGCTGCGCAAGCAGGTCACGCATGGCGCCAAGACGCGGTACGAACGGGTCACTCCGGCGCATTCCTGGAATTCCAACAATGTCGCGACGAATGTCCTGCTGTACCACTTGCAGCGGCACAGCGATCACCACGCGAACCCCACGCGCCGGTTCCAGACTTTGCGCGACTTCAAGGAAAGCCCCGTTCTGCCGACCGGCTACACCGGAATGATGGTCGTCGCTTTGGTTCCGGCGTGGTTCCGCAAGGTGATGGATCCGCGGGTCTACCGGCATTTCGATGGCGACATCCGGCAGGCGAACGTGCAGCCGGGCAAACTGCCGTCGCTGCTGAAGAAATACCCGGTGCTCGCTGCTGCGGTGGAACAACCCGCCGCGGACACCCGGCCGAAGCTGGCCGACGACGTGGACGCCGCACGGTGCCCCGGCTGCGGCTACGTCTACCGCGTCGCGGAAGGCAACGAGCTGGAGGGCTTCGCCGCCGGGACGCCGTGGTCGGAGATCCCGGACGACTGGACGTGCCCCGATTGCGGCGTGCGCGACAAGGTCGACTTCGTGCCCGTGGTTCGGGAGGCAGCGTAA
- a CDS encoding ferredoxin encodes MKIVADHGKCEGLGMCEAMADQFFEVGDDGLVQVLDETPSEADRQFVDAAVQACPVAALRLQD; translated from the coding sequence ATGAAGATCGTCGCGGATCACGGCAAATGCGAAGGCCTCGGGATGTGCGAGGCGATGGCCGACCAGTTCTTCGAGGTCGGGGACGACGGGTTGGTGCAAGTCCTCGACGAGACTCCGTCCGAGGCGGACCGGCAGTTCGTCGACGCGGCGGTGCAGGCGTGCCCGGTCGCCGCGTTGCGGTTGCAGGATTGA
- a CDS encoding RNA polymerase sigma factor: protein METELLGRARSGDQAAFAVIYQEHAPPVFRYLRMRVPTATVAEDLTSEAFLRAWRKLPDFRPDIGSFTGWLYTIADNLLRDHRKSARYRRELLDGKDHDGPDIRGGADRLALARIEAAALRRCLAGLSEPQRECVRLRFFAGLSVAEVAETMNKNPNSVRALQHRAVRTLATLLAETEKA from the coding sequence GTGGAGACGGAGCTGCTCGGGCGGGCGCGGTCTGGCGACCAGGCCGCGTTCGCCGTCATCTACCAGGAACACGCGCCGCCGGTCTTCCGCTACCTGCGGATGCGGGTGCCGACGGCGACCGTCGCCGAAGACCTGACGAGCGAGGCGTTCCTGCGCGCGTGGCGGAAACTGCCGGACTTCCGCCCGGACATCGGTTCGTTCACCGGGTGGCTGTACACGATCGCCGACAACCTCCTGCGCGACCACCGGAAATCGGCCCGCTACCGGCGTGAACTCCTCGACGGGAAAGACCACGACGGACCGGATATCCGGGGCGGAGCCGACCGGCTCGCGCTGGCCCGGATCGAAGCCGCCGCGCTCCGGCGGTGCCTGGCCGGCCTCAGCGAACCGCAGCGCGAGTGCGTGCGGTTGCGGTTTTTCGCCGGGCTTTCCGTCGCCGAGGTCGCCGAAACGATGAACAAGAACCCCAACAGCGTCCGGGCGCTGCAGCACCGCGCGGTGCGCACGCTCGCGACGCTGCTGGCCGAGACCGAGAAGGCGTGA